A genomic stretch from Pristiophorus japonicus isolate sPriJap1 chromosome 6, sPriJap1.hap1, whole genome shotgun sequence includes:
- the LOC139266129 gene encoding glucose-dependent insulinotropic receptor, with product MDVNQFGSIVTVLSLLIIASNAVVIVALVVLIPKNRSASLCFILNLAVADMLVGFTCFGTAVIVLTSQDFNTSMTFCILRISLITSPSAASILTMVSVSFDRFLAIKLPLHYYRLMTDKMVALIIVGLWIVAFIIGFLPVTIQQLQPDEYDGTCTLFSVVNPKYVIIVFCACFFPASLIFIYFYSVILKIAYSHTRQILESERISSVSRPAPPLRCHIRDVKAVRTIGILIGCFMVAWAPFFIASTVQACCSKCQLYKIIEDYIWFLGLCNSLMNPLIYSYWQKDVRMQVCQIFCCVKFRISPVLSFIHCQQEVGDVQNPGTERWIEDQLPGSCPAIGTASYHMTTSTPKDTQKGT from the exons ATGGATGTTAATCAGTTTGGCAGTATTGTGACAGTGCTTTCACTGCTGATCATCGCGTCCAATGCTGTAGTGATAGTGGCGCTTGTTGTGTTGATTCCGAAGAACAGATCTGCTAGCTTGTGTTTCATCTTGAACCTGGCAGTCGCAGATATGCTAGTGGGATTCACCTGCTTCGGAACAGCGGTAATCGTGCTAACCAGCCAGGATTTCAATACCAGCATGACGTTTTGTATATTACGGATTTCACTTATAACCTCGCCCTCTGCTGCCTCTATATTAACGATGGTCTCTGTTTCTTTCGACCGTTTTCTAGCCATAAAGCTACCTTTGCATTACTACCGACTGATGACAGACAAAATGGTGGCTTTGATCATCGTGGGGCTCTGGATTGTAGCATTTATAATTGGGTTCCTTCCAGTGACCATTCAGCAGCTACAGCCTGATGAATATGATGGTACCTGTACCCTGTTCTCGGTCGTCAATCCTAAGTATGTTATAATTGTATTTTGTGCTTGTTTTTTTCCTGCCTCATTAATCTTCATCTACTTCTACAGCGTGATCCTCAAAATAGCATATTCACACACACGACAAATCCTAGAAAGTGAGCGGATTAGCTCTGTCTCCAGACCTGCTCCACCGCTACGCTGCCACATTCGAGACGTCAAAGCAGTGAGGACCATAGGGATACTCATTGGATGTTTTATGGTTGCATGGGCTCCCTTCTTCATTGCAAGTACTGTGCAAGCATGTTGCAGCAAATGCCAATTATATAAAATCATAGAAGACTATATCTGGTTTCTTGGTCTTTGCAACTCTCTGATGAATCCACTGATTTATTCCTACTGGCAAAAAGATGTGAGAATGCAGGTTTGTCAGATCTTTTGCTGTGTGAAATTCAGGATTTCCCCCGTGCTCAGCTTTATCCATTGTCAGCAGGAAGTAGGTGACGTTCAGAACCCTGGTACAGAGAGATGGATTGAAGATCAATTACCTGGGTCCTGTCCTGCAATTGGTACTGCCAGTTATCATATGACAACAAGTACACCAAAAG ATACACAAAAAGGGACTTGA